The proteins below are encoded in one region of Canis lupus dingo isolate Sandy chromosome 30, ASM325472v2, whole genome shotgun sequence:
- the PARP16 gene encoding protein mono-ADP-ribosyltransferase PARP16 isoform X4 produces the protein MQPAGWAAVREAAARDVLAADLRCSLFASALQSYKRDSALRPFPAAYARHDCKDFEALLADASKLPNLNELLQSSGDKDLRARDLVSWILSSKVLTVHSAGKSEFEKIQKLTGAPHTPVPVPDFLFEIEYSNPANAKFYETKGERDLIYAFHGSRLENFHSIIHNGLHCHLNKTSLFGEGTYLTSDLSLALIYSPHGLGWQRSLLGPILSCVAVCEVIDHPDVKCQMKKKDSKEIDRRRARIKHSEGGDVPPKYFVVTNNQLLRVRYLLVYSQKQPSRASSQLSWFSSHWFTVMLSLYLLLLLIWFAEQHVSPGYLMRY, from the exons ATGCAGCCCGCAGGCTGGGCGGCCGTCCGGGAGGCGGCGGCCCGCGACGTGCTGGCCGCCGACCTCCGGTGCAGCCTCTTCGCCTCGGCGCTGCAGAGCTACAAGCGCGACTCGGCGCTGCGGCCCTTCCCGGCGGCCTACGCCCGCCACGACTGCAAGGACTTTGAGGCCCTG CTTGCGGATGCCAGCAAGTTACCCAACCTGAACGAACTTCTCCAGTCCTCTGGAGACAAAGACCTACGGGCCAGGGACCTGGTGAGCTGGATTTTATCCTCAAAGGTCCTGACAGTCCACAGTGCAGGGAAGTCAGAG TTCGAAAAGATCCAAAAGCTGACTGGTGCCCCTCACACGCCTGTCCCGGTGCCGGACTTCCTGTTTGAAATTGAATACTCCAACCCAGCGAATGCCAAATTTTATGAGACCAAAGGAGAACGGGACCTAATCTACGCCTTCCACGGGAGCCGCCTCGAAAACTTCCATTCCATCATCCACAATGGGCTGCATTGCCACCTGAACAAG ACATCCTTGTTTGGGGAAGGGACCTACCTCACCAGTGACTTGAGCCTGGCCCTCATTTATAGCCCTCATGGCCTTGGATGGCAGCGTAGCCTCCTTGGCCCCATCCTCAGCTGCGTGGCTGTGTGTGAAGTCATTGATCATCCAGATGTCAAGTGCCAAATGAAGAAGAAGG ATTCCAAGGAGATAGATCGCAGGAGAGCGAGAATCAAACACAGTGAAGGGGGAGATGTCCCTCCAAAGTATTTTGTGGTCACCAATAACCAGCTTCTGCGAGTGAGGTACCTGCTGGTGTACTCACAGAAGCAACCCAGCAG GGCTTCAAGCCAGCTGTCCTGGTTTTCCAGCCATTGGTTTACGGTCATGCTATCGCTGtatctgctgctgctgcttatT TGGTTTGCTGAACAGCATGTATCACCTGGATATCTG ATGAGATATTGA
- the PARP16 gene encoding protein mono-ADP-ribosyltransferase PARP16 isoform X2, producing the protein MQPAGWAAVREAAARDVLAADLRCSLFASALQSYKRDSALRPFPAAYARHDCKDFEALLADASKLPNLNELLQSSGDKDLRARDLVSWILSSKVLTVHSAGKSEFEKIQKLTGAPHTPVPVPDFLFEIEYSNPANAKFYETKGERDLIYAFHGSRLENFHSIIHNGLHCHLNKTSLFGEGTYLTSDLSLALIYSPHGLGWQRSLLGPILSCVAVCEVIDHPDVKCQMKKKDSKEIDRRRARIKHSEGGDVPPKYFVVTNNQLLRVRYLLVYSQKQPSRASSQLSWFSSHWFTVMLSLYLLLLLIWFAEQHVSPGYLVGIRFLIID; encoded by the exons ATGCAGCCCGCAGGCTGGGCGGCCGTCCGGGAGGCGGCGGCCCGCGACGTGCTGGCCGCCGACCTCCGGTGCAGCCTCTTCGCCTCGGCGCTGCAGAGCTACAAGCGCGACTCGGCGCTGCGGCCCTTCCCGGCGGCCTACGCCCGCCACGACTGCAAGGACTTTGAGGCCCTG CTTGCGGATGCCAGCAAGTTACCCAACCTGAACGAACTTCTCCAGTCCTCTGGAGACAAAGACCTACGGGCCAGGGACCTGGTGAGCTGGATTTTATCCTCAAAGGTCCTGACAGTCCACAGTGCAGGGAAGTCAGAG TTCGAAAAGATCCAAAAGCTGACTGGTGCCCCTCACACGCCTGTCCCGGTGCCGGACTTCCTGTTTGAAATTGAATACTCCAACCCAGCGAATGCCAAATTTTATGAGACCAAAGGAGAACGGGACCTAATCTACGCCTTCCACGGGAGCCGCCTCGAAAACTTCCATTCCATCATCCACAATGGGCTGCATTGCCACCTGAACAAG ACATCCTTGTTTGGGGAAGGGACCTACCTCACCAGTGACTTGAGCCTGGCCCTCATTTATAGCCCTCATGGCCTTGGATGGCAGCGTAGCCTCCTTGGCCCCATCCTCAGCTGCGTGGCTGTGTGTGAAGTCATTGATCATCCAGATGTCAAGTGCCAAATGAAGAAGAAGG ATTCCAAGGAGATAGATCGCAGGAGAGCGAGAATCAAACACAGTGAAGGGGGAGATGTCCCTCCAAAGTATTTTGTGGTCACCAATAACCAGCTTCTGCGAGTGAGGTACCTGCTGGTGTACTCACAGAAGCAACCCAGCAG GGCTTCAAGCCAGCTGTCCTGGTTTTCCAGCCATTGGTTTACGGTCATGCTATCGCTGtatctgctgctgctgcttatT TGGTTTGCTGAACAGCATGTATCACCTGGATATCTGGTAGGTATTAGATTTCTCATCATTGATTGA
- the PARP16 gene encoding protein mono-ADP-ribosyltransferase PARP16 isoform X5: protein MQPAGWAAVREAAARDVLAADLRCSLFASALQSYKRDSALRPFPAAYARHDCKDFEALLADASKLPNLNELLQSSGDKDLRARDLVSWILSSKVLTVHSAGKSEFEKIQKLTGAPHTPVPVPDFLFEIEYSNPANAKFYETKGERDLIYAFHGSRLENFHSIIHNGLHCHLNKTSLFGEGTYLTSDLSLALIYSPHGLGWQRSLLGPILSCVAVCEVIDHPDVKCQMKKKDSKEIDRRRARIKHSEGGDVPPKYFVVTNNQLLRVRYLLVYSQKQPSRASSQLSWFSSHWFTVMLSLYLLLLLIVVVC, encoded by the exons ATGCAGCCCGCAGGCTGGGCGGCCGTCCGGGAGGCGGCGGCCCGCGACGTGCTGGCCGCCGACCTCCGGTGCAGCCTCTTCGCCTCGGCGCTGCAGAGCTACAAGCGCGACTCGGCGCTGCGGCCCTTCCCGGCGGCCTACGCCCGCCACGACTGCAAGGACTTTGAGGCCCTG CTTGCGGATGCCAGCAAGTTACCCAACCTGAACGAACTTCTCCAGTCCTCTGGAGACAAAGACCTACGGGCCAGGGACCTGGTGAGCTGGATTTTATCCTCAAAGGTCCTGACAGTCCACAGTGCAGGGAAGTCAGAG TTCGAAAAGATCCAAAAGCTGACTGGTGCCCCTCACACGCCTGTCCCGGTGCCGGACTTCCTGTTTGAAATTGAATACTCCAACCCAGCGAATGCCAAATTTTATGAGACCAAAGGAGAACGGGACCTAATCTACGCCTTCCACGGGAGCCGCCTCGAAAACTTCCATTCCATCATCCACAATGGGCTGCATTGCCACCTGAACAAG ACATCCTTGTTTGGGGAAGGGACCTACCTCACCAGTGACTTGAGCCTGGCCCTCATTTATAGCCCTCATGGCCTTGGATGGCAGCGTAGCCTCCTTGGCCCCATCCTCAGCTGCGTGGCTGTGTGTGAAGTCATTGATCATCCAGATGTCAAGTGCCAAATGAAGAAGAAGG ATTCCAAGGAGATAGATCGCAGGAGAGCGAGAATCAAACACAGTGAAGGGGGAGATGTCCCTCCAAAGTATTTTGTGGTCACCAATAACCAGCTTCTGCGAGTGAGGTACCTGCTGGTGTACTCACAGAAGCAACCCAGCAG GGCTTCAAGCCAGCTGTCCTGGTTTTCCAGCCATTGGTTTACGGTCATGCTATCGCTGtatctgctgctgctgcttatT GTAGTGGTTTGCTGA
- the PARP16 gene encoding protein mono-ADP-ribosyltransferase PARP16 isoform X3, with the protein MQPAGWAAVREAAARDVLAADLRCSLFASALQSYKRDSALRPFPAAYARHDCKDFEALLADASKLPNLNELLQSSGDKDLRARDLVSWILSSKVLTVHSAGKSEFEKIQKLTGAPHTPVPVPDFLFEIEYSNPANAKFYETKGERDLIYAFHGSRLENFHSIIHNGLHCHLNKTSLFGEGTYLTSDLSLALIYSPHGLGWQRSLLGPILSCVAVCEVIDHPDVKCQMKKKDSKEIDRRRARIKHSEGGDVPPKYFVVTNNQLLRVRYLLVYSQKQPSRASSQLSWFSSHWFTVMLSLYLLLLLIVSAINSSAFQHFWNRAKR; encoded by the exons ATGCAGCCCGCAGGCTGGGCGGCCGTCCGGGAGGCGGCGGCCCGCGACGTGCTGGCCGCCGACCTCCGGTGCAGCCTCTTCGCCTCGGCGCTGCAGAGCTACAAGCGCGACTCGGCGCTGCGGCCCTTCCCGGCGGCCTACGCCCGCCACGACTGCAAGGACTTTGAGGCCCTG CTTGCGGATGCCAGCAAGTTACCCAACCTGAACGAACTTCTCCAGTCCTCTGGAGACAAAGACCTACGGGCCAGGGACCTGGTGAGCTGGATTTTATCCTCAAAGGTCCTGACAGTCCACAGTGCAGGGAAGTCAGAG TTCGAAAAGATCCAAAAGCTGACTGGTGCCCCTCACACGCCTGTCCCGGTGCCGGACTTCCTGTTTGAAATTGAATACTCCAACCCAGCGAATGCCAAATTTTATGAGACCAAAGGAGAACGGGACCTAATCTACGCCTTCCACGGGAGCCGCCTCGAAAACTTCCATTCCATCATCCACAATGGGCTGCATTGCCACCTGAACAAG ACATCCTTGTTTGGGGAAGGGACCTACCTCACCAGTGACTTGAGCCTGGCCCTCATTTATAGCCCTCATGGCCTTGGATGGCAGCGTAGCCTCCTTGGCCCCATCCTCAGCTGCGTGGCTGTGTGTGAAGTCATTGATCATCCAGATGTCAAGTGCCAAATGAAGAAGAAGG ATTCCAAGGAGATAGATCGCAGGAGAGCGAGAATCAAACACAGTGAAGGGGGAGATGTCCCTCCAAAGTATTTTGTGGTCACCAATAACCAGCTTCTGCGAGTGAGGTACCTGCTGGTGTACTCACAGAAGCAACCCAGCAG GGCTTCAAGCCAGCTGTCCTGGTTTTCCAGCCATTGGTTTACGGTCATGCTATCGCTGtatctgctgctgctgcttatTGTGAGTGCCATCAATTCCTCAGCTTTCCAACACTTTTGGAACCGTGCAAAGAGATAA
- the PARP16 gene encoding protein mono-ADP-ribosyltransferase PARP16 isoform X1: MQPAGWAAVREAAARDVLAADLRCSLFASALQSYKRDSALRPFPAAYARHDCKDFEALLADASKLPNLNELLQSSGDKDLRARDLVSWILSSKVLTVHSAGKSEFEKIQKLTGAPHTPVPVPDFLFEIEYSNPANAKFYETKGERDLIYAFHGSRLENFHSIIHNGLHCHLNKTSLFGEGTYLTSDLSLALIYSPHGLGWQRSLLGPILSCVAVCEVIDHPDVKCQMKKKDSKEIDRRRARIKHSEGGDVPPKYFVVTNNQLLRVRYLLVYSQKQPSRASSQLSWFSSHWFTVMLSLYLLLLLIMFPFRSQFPCCEDARATCRCFSQKLH; this comes from the exons ATGCAGCCCGCAGGCTGGGCGGCCGTCCGGGAGGCGGCGGCCCGCGACGTGCTGGCCGCCGACCTCCGGTGCAGCCTCTTCGCCTCGGCGCTGCAGAGCTACAAGCGCGACTCGGCGCTGCGGCCCTTCCCGGCGGCCTACGCCCGCCACGACTGCAAGGACTTTGAGGCCCTG CTTGCGGATGCCAGCAAGTTACCCAACCTGAACGAACTTCTCCAGTCCTCTGGAGACAAAGACCTACGGGCCAGGGACCTGGTGAGCTGGATTTTATCCTCAAAGGTCCTGACAGTCCACAGTGCAGGGAAGTCAGAG TTCGAAAAGATCCAAAAGCTGACTGGTGCCCCTCACACGCCTGTCCCGGTGCCGGACTTCCTGTTTGAAATTGAATACTCCAACCCAGCGAATGCCAAATTTTATGAGACCAAAGGAGAACGGGACCTAATCTACGCCTTCCACGGGAGCCGCCTCGAAAACTTCCATTCCATCATCCACAATGGGCTGCATTGCCACCTGAACAAG ACATCCTTGTTTGGGGAAGGGACCTACCTCACCAGTGACTTGAGCCTGGCCCTCATTTATAGCCCTCATGGCCTTGGATGGCAGCGTAGCCTCCTTGGCCCCATCCTCAGCTGCGTGGCTGTGTGTGAAGTCATTGATCATCCAGATGTCAAGTGCCAAATGAAGAAGAAGG ATTCCAAGGAGATAGATCGCAGGAGAGCGAGAATCAAACACAGTGAAGGGGGAGATGTCCCTCCAAAGTATTTTGTGGTCACCAATAACCAGCTTCTGCGAGTGAGGTACCTGCTGGTGTACTCACAGAAGCAACCCAGCAG GGCTTCAAGCCAGCTGTCCTGGTTTTCCAGCCATTGGTTTACGGTCATGCTATCGCTGtatctgctgctgctgcttatT